In Dolichospermum flos-aquae CCAP 1403/13F, the following proteins share a genomic window:
- a CDS encoding lysophospholipid acyltransferase family protein — MIKSYFASTNRHSQTKNTPVNPSVLQNTSRVSPWLIRVAYLLGHYMVLPSFFGHIKVTGRENIPTSGPVILAPTHRSRWDSLVLPYATGRCVTGRDMRFMVTSNECQGLQGWLVLRMGGFPVNIERPAIATLRHTVELMQQGEMLVIYPEGGIHRDGQLHPLKPGIARLAVTAESTYPGLDIKVIPVGIHYSEPYPHWGTDVSIHIGEPIKAADYMNGNLKLEAKRLTADLTHKLKQLSHQEVKISDRIFAKIHN; from the coding sequence ATGATCAAATCATACTTTGCTTCTACCAACCGCCATTCTCAAACTAAAAATACGCCTGTAAATCCTTCGGTGCTTCAGAATACCTCGCGGGTTTCGCCTTGGTTAATCCGTGTTGCTTATCTTCTAGGACACTACATGGTTTTGCCATCTTTCTTTGGGCATATTAAGGTGACTGGAAGAGAAAATATTCCTACAAGTGGACCGGTAATTCTTGCCCCTACCCATCGTTCCCGCTGGGATTCCTTGGTTTTGCCCTATGCTACTGGTCGTTGTGTGACGGGTAGAGATATGCGATTTATGGTAACGAGTAATGAATGTCAGGGGTTGCAAGGTTGGTTGGTGCTGCGAATGGGGGGTTTTCCTGTGAATATTGAACGTCCAGCGATCGCAACTCTCCGGCATACGGTAGAGTTAATGCAGCAGGGGGAAATGTTAGTTATTTATCCCGAAGGTGGCATTCATCGTGATGGTCAACTTCATCCCCTGAAGCCGGGAATCGCTCGTTTAGCTGTGACGGCTGAATCTACCTATCCAGGATTAGATATTAAAGTTATTCCTGTCGGTATCCATTACAGTGAACCCTATCCTCATTGGGGTACTGATGTGAGTATTCATATTGGTGAACCTATCAAAGCCGCAGATTATATGAATGGAAATTTAAAACTAGAAGCCAAAAGGCTGACGGCAGATTTAACCCATAAATTAAAACAATTAAGTCATCAAGAAGTAAAAATTAGCGAT
- a CDS encoding amino acid ABC transporter permease, translating into MANSKPPLWRDYRFWQNAIQLIFVFLAVVIVIILWGNVRRNLQQLGIQFGFNFLKQQASFDIGETLINYQPTDAYNYALLVGLVNSLRIAIMGICLTTIVGITAGIARLSDNWLVRKISLVYVEVFRNTPLLLQLLFWYFAVFLSFPKAENKVSFLGFANFSQNGIQFPWFTLSPEFSSLLLGLTFYTGAFIAEIVRGGIQSVPTGQLEAAKSLGLKPGLAMRLVIFPQALRVIIPPLTSQYLNLTKNSSLAIAIGYPDIYFVASTTFNQTGKAVEVMLLIMITYLTLCLIISFTMNLFNRSVQIKER; encoded by the coding sequence ATGGCCAATTCAAAACCTCCTTTGTGGCGTGATTATCGCTTTTGGCAAAATGCTATCCAGCTAATTTTTGTATTTTTAGCAGTAGTTATAGTTATTATCTTGTGGGGGAATGTCAGACGAAATTTACAGCAATTAGGAATTCAATTTGGATTTAATTTTCTCAAGCAACAAGCATCTTTTGATATTGGTGAAACTCTCATTAATTATCAACCAACGGATGCCTATAATTATGCTTTATTAGTAGGATTAGTTAATTCTTTAAGAATAGCAATAATGGGAATTTGTCTCACCACAATTGTGGGAATTACTGCGGGAATTGCGCGATTATCAGATAATTGGTTAGTGAGGAAAATTAGTCTGGTTTATGTAGAAGTTTTTCGGAATACTCCATTATTATTGCAATTGCTATTTTGGTATTTTGCAGTTTTCTTGAGTTTTCCTAAAGCCGAAAATAAAGTTTCCTTTTTGGGGTTTGCTAATTTTAGCCAAAATGGAATTCAATTTCCCTGGTTTACCTTGTCTCCAGAATTTTCTAGTTTATTATTGGGGTTAACTTTTTACACAGGTGCATTTATTGCGGAAATTGTGCGCGGGGGAATTCAATCAGTCCCGACAGGACAACTAGAAGCAGCCAAATCTCTGGGGTTAAAACCAGGTTTAGCAATGCGGTTGGTGATTTTTCCCCAAGCTTTGCGGGTGATTATTCCCCCATTAACCAGTCAATATCTCAATTTAACAAAAAATTCCAGTTTAGCGATCGCTATCGGTTATCCTGATATTTATTTTGTTGCTTCTACCACTTTTAACCAAACTGGGAAAGCGGTAGAAGTCATGCTGTTAATTATGATTACCTATCTGACTTTGTGTTTGATAATTTCTTTCACCATGAATTTATTTAATCGTTCTGTACAGATTAAGGAAAGATAA
- the grxC gene encoding glutaredoxin 3, whose amino-acid sequence MLNFLNSLLGRHPEQIKANVEIYTWQTCPYCIRAKMLLWWKGVNFTEYKIDGDETARSNMAERADGRRSVPQIFINNQHIGGCDDLYQLDAKAQLDPLLFEVAGNG is encoded by the coding sequence ATGCTAAATTTTCTCAACTCTCTTCTCGGTCGCCATCCAGAGCAAATCAAAGCCAATGTAGAAATTTACACTTGGCAAACTTGCCCCTACTGCATCCGCGCTAAAATGCTACTATGGTGGAAAGGTGTTAATTTCACCGAGTACAAAATTGATGGCGACGAAACAGCCAGATCAAATATGGCAGAACGCGCCGACGGCCGCCGTAGCGTCCCCCAAATTTTTATTAATAATCAACATATTGGCGGTTGTGATGACCTGTATCAATTAGATGCAAAAGCTCAACTTGACCCTCTGTTATTTGAGGTTGCGGGTAATGGGTAA
- a CDS encoding amino acid ABC transporter substrate-binding protein: MKFSKLSVILQGIGMPLAIAPLIIILSGCNDQPQNNTQNPVSTPQGQVTRVLWNRIKSRGQLVCGVSGELPGFSFVGTDGKYSGIDVDICRAVAAAVFDNPDAVEYRNLNTKERFTALQTGEVDILSRNTSWTFSRATSQGLDFAPVVFYDGQAVMVRKNSNIKSIKDLKDKAICVQTGTTTEQNLADQMRKRGITYKPVVFEDVNITFATYAEGRCDAVTTDRSALVSRRTTLPKPEDNIILDDVLSSEPLAPAVAKGDSKWSDIVKWTVYALVKAEELGINSQNLAEFANSKDPDIKRFLGTEGNLGEGIGLTKDFAAKIIKHVGNYGEIYDRNLGAKTKLNLPRGQNQISSKGGLLYSPPFR, from the coding sequence ATGAAATTTAGTAAATTATCTGTCATTTTACAGGGGATAGGGATGCCTTTAGCGATCGCCCCTTTAATCATAATTCTGAGTGGCTGTAATGATCAACCACAAAATAATACACAAAATCCCGTTAGCACCCCCCAAGGACAAGTTACTCGCGTTCTCTGGAATCGCATTAAAAGCCGTGGACAGCTTGTTTGTGGCGTTAGTGGTGAACTACCAGGATTTAGTTTTGTCGGCACTGACGGCAAATATAGCGGCATTGACGTTGATATTTGTCGGGCTGTTGCCGCAGCAGTATTTGACAATCCAGACGCGGTAGAATATCGCAATCTCAACACTAAGGAGCGATTTACAGCTTTGCAAACTGGAGAGGTAGATATTCTCAGTCGCAATACTAGCTGGACTTTTAGCCGTGCAACTTCCCAAGGTTTAGATTTCGCACCTGTGGTATTTTATGATGGTCAAGCCGTCATGGTGCGTAAAAATAGCAATATTAAATCTATCAAAGACCTGAAAGACAAAGCCATTTGTGTGCAAACTGGAACTACTACTGAACAAAATTTAGCAGACCAAATGCGGAAACGGGGAATTACTTATAAACCCGTTGTTTTTGAAGATGTGAATATCACCTTTGCCACTTATGCAGAAGGACGTTGTGATGCTGTCACCACAGACCGTTCTGCACTGGTTTCTCGACGGACAACCTTACCTAAGCCAGAAGATAATATCATTTTAGATGATGTTCTTTCTTCTGAACCTCTAGCGCCAGCAGTTGCTAAGGGTGACAGTAAGTGGAGTGATATAGTCAAATGGACTGTTTATGCTTTGGTGAAAGCAGAAGAATTGGGAATTAATTCTCAAAATTTAGCCGAGTTTGCTAATAGTAAAGATCCCGATATTAAACGTTTTTTAGGAACAGAAGGAAACCTGGGCGAAGGAATTGGTTTAACAAAGGATTTTGCTGCCAAAATTATCAAGCACGTTGGTAATTATGGCGAGATTTATGATCGCAATTTGGGAGCAAAAACAAAACTAAATCTCCCGCGCGGACAAAATCAAATTTCCTCAAAAGGAGGATTACTCTATTCTCCACCTTTCCGCTAA
- a CDS encoding DUF262 domain-containing protein codes for MQASETKLQEIIEGNKQYVVPLFQRAYSWKKSQWESLWNDILELYHSDNRRPHFMGSIVTMPTSAIPEGVSKYLLIDGQQRLTTIFILLCALRDKAKNIHDELAAEIHNTIIVNPYKKGLDHYKLQPTQVDRQSFHSLINGQDYVNNSGITECYLFFEKKIRQSNLDFSDLKKVICSYLSIVSVVLSTEDNPYLVFESLNAKGEPLTQADLIRNYFFLRINTENQDGAYNKYWLPMQQTLDINLTEFIRHYLTRDGVEIKKDEVYFQIKERMIKRDAIDYLKDLYEFSEYYTKLLDPLKENNLKIRRCLERINRLEVATVYPFLLNCYHDYEKNKLSEADFIAVLQILENFIIRRFICNVQTRGLNRIFSVLYSQVSKASNLAHADFVERLKLDLQNRDYPKDTEFKDRLLDVKLYGTGRTCKGKLILESIEESFYHKEQVSFTNLTIEHIMPQTITKWWQEHLGEEGDITHDLLLHSLGNITITAYNGELYNAEFIQKKEILINSHLEINKYFENQETWKREDIEKRSLYLAEKVLQIWPYFGNENLMNPAKTKVRGTTPKQLKIFSKEYPVKSWRDVLEKTLNVIADLDPDKFKDVMEQFPRFISRDEKDFRDTRKLDNGVFVNVNLSARDINAFCIKAIETAELSIEDWQVETTS; via the coding sequence ATGCAAGCATCAGAAACTAAGCTGCAAGAGATTATTGAAGGTAATAAACAGTATGTTGTTCCCTTGTTTCAGAGAGCCTACAGTTGGAAAAAATCTCAGTGGGAATCTCTATGGAATGATATTTTAGAACTATATCATAGCGATAATCGTCGTCCTCATTTTATGGGTTCTATTGTCACTATGCCAACTTCTGCTATACCTGAAGGTGTAAGTAAATATTTATTAATTGATGGACAACAACGTTTAACTACTATTTTTATCCTGCTTTGTGCTTTGCGAGATAAAGCTAAAAATATTCATGATGAGTTAGCCGCAGAAATTCATAATACTATTATTGTTAATCCATATAAAAAAGGTTTAGACCATTATAAACTTCAACCTACCCAGGTAGATAGACAGTCTTTTCATAGTTTAATTAATGGTCAAGATTATGTAAATAATTCTGGTATTACTGAATGTTACTTATTTTTTGAAAAAAAGATTAGACAAAGTAACTTAGATTTTTCTGATCTCAAGAAAGTAATCTGTAGTTATTTATCTATTGTGAGCGTTGTTTTAAGTACAGAAGATAATCCTTATTTAGTCTTTGAAAGTCTCAATGCTAAAGGTGAACCTTTAACACAAGCAGATTTAATTCGTAATTATTTTTTCTTGAGAATTAATACGGAAAATCAAGACGGTGCTTATAATAAATATTGGCTACCAATGCAACAAACTTTAGATATTAATTTAACGGAATTTATCAGACATTATTTAACCAGAGATGGCGTAGAAATTAAGAAAGATGAAGTTTATTTTCAGATTAAAGAAAGAATGATCAAAAGAGATGCTATTGATTATTTAAAAGATTTATATGAATTTTCGGAATATTATACAAAACTTTTAGATCCACTAAAAGAGAATAATTTAAAAATTCGTCGTTGTTTGGAAAGAATCAACCGTTTAGAAGTAGCTACTGTTTATCCTTTTTTACTTAATTGTTATCATGATTATGAAAAAAATAAACTTTCAGAAGCAGATTTTATTGCTGTTTTGCAGATTTTAGAAAATTTCATTATTCGCCGATTTATTTGTAACGTCCAAACCAGGGGATTAAATAGGATATTTTCTGTACTGTATTCTCAAGTTAGCAAAGCAAGTAATTTAGCTCATGCTGATTTTGTGGAAAGATTAAAACTAGATTTACAAAATCGAGATTATCCCAAAGATACAGAATTTAAAGATAGATTATTGGATGTTAAACTATATGGTACTGGACGTACTTGTAAAGGTAAATTAATTTTAGAATCTATAGAAGAATCCTTCTATCATAAAGAACAAGTATCTTTTACTAATCTAACTATTGAACATATTATGCCACAAACTATAACTAAATGGTGGCAAGAACATTTAGGAGAAGAGGGCGACATAACTCATGATTTATTACTGCACTCGTTGGGTAATATAACTATTACAGCTTACAATGGTGAATTATATAATGCTGAATTTATCCAGAAAAAAGAAATACTGATTAATAGTCATTTAGAAATCAATAAATACTTTGAAAATCAAGAAACTTGGAAAAGAGAAGATATAGAAAAAAGGAGTTTATATTTAGCAGAAAAAGTTTTACAAATTTGGCCTTACTTTGGTAATGAAAATCTTATGAATCCTGCGAAAACTAAGGTAAGGGGTACAACTCCCAAACAACTAAAAATTTTTAGTAAGGAATATCCTGTCAAAAGTTGGCGGGATGTTTTAGAAAAAACTTTAAATGTGATCGCTGATTTAGATCCTGATAAATTTAAGGATGTTATGGAACAATTTCCCCGTTTCATTAGTAGAGATGAAAAAGATTTTCGGGATACAAGAAAATTAGATAATGGAGTGTTTGTTAATGTCAACTTATCAGCTAGGGATATTAATGCTTTTTGTATTAAAGCTATCGAAACGGCAGAACTTTCTATAGAAGATTGGCAAGTAGAAACCACAAGTTAA
- a CDS encoding amino acid ABC transporter ATP-binding protein yields MTESKPIIIAKDVHKWYGKFHALQGVSLTVERGEVVVLMGPSGSGKSTFIRTFNALEEYQQGIITIDGITLSHDLRNIETIRREVGMVFQQFNLFPHLTVLENITLAPIYVRKISKVKAEELAMQLLERVGILAQAQKYPGQLSGGQQQRVAIARALAMQPKIMLFDEPTSALDPEMVREVLDVMRNLANDGMTMVVVTHEVGFAREVADRVVLMDSGLLVESSTPDTFFTNPKEERTRKFLSQIL; encoded by the coding sequence ATGACAGAATCAAAACCGATAATTATTGCTAAAGATGTTCACAAATGGTATGGTAAATTCCATGCCCTCCAAGGTGTAAGTTTAACCGTAGAACGGGGAGAAGTGGTTGTTTTAATGGGACCATCCGGTTCAGGAAAATCAACCTTTATTAGAACATTCAACGCCTTAGAAGAATATCAACAAGGAATTATTACCATTGACGGGATTACCCTCAGTCATGATTTAAGAAATATTGAAACAATTCGTCGAGAAGTGGGAATGGTATTTCAGCAATTTAACTTATTTCCCCATTTAACAGTTTTAGAAAATATCACCTTAGCACCAATATATGTCCGCAAAATATCCAAAGTTAAAGCCGAAGAATTAGCAATGCAATTATTAGAAAGAGTGGGAATTTTAGCACAAGCACAAAAATATCCAGGACAATTATCTGGTGGACAACAACAACGAGTAGCCATAGCGCGTGCATTAGCAATGCAACCGAAAATCATGTTATTTGATGAACCGACATCAGCATTAGATCCAGAAATGGTAAGAGAAGTTTTGGACGTAATGCGAAATCTTGCTAATGACGGAATGACAATGGTAGTTGTTACCCATGAAGTCGGATTTGCGCGAGAAGTTGCTGATAGAGTAGTGCTAATGGACAGCGGTTTATTAGTTGAATCCTCTACCCCCGACACCTTTTTTACTAATCCCAAAGAAGAGAGAACCAGGAAATTTTTATCACAAATTCTCTAG
- a CDS encoding helix-turn-helix domain-containing protein, giving the protein MNLKPIRTESDYQQALKEIEQIFDAEPNTPEYEKLDILTTLVEVYEQQNYPIDPPSPIAAILYYLESRNQGVSTFIENLKHHGVSEEIINIALNEMTH; this is encoded by the coding sequence ATGAACTTAAAACCCATTAGAACAGAATCAGATTATCAACAGGCATTAAAAGAAATCGAACAAATTTTTGATGCTGAACCTAATACACCAGAATATGAGAAATTAGATATTTTAACGACTTTAGTAGAAGTCTATGAACAACAAAATTATCCTATTGATCCTCCATCTCCTATTGCAGCTATATTATATTATTTAGAAAGTCGTAATCAAGGAGTTTCTACTTTTATTGAAAATTTAAAACATCATGGGGTTAGTGAAGAAATAATTAATATAGCTTTAAATGAAATGACTCACTGA
- a CDS encoding amino acid ABC transporter permease — protein sequence MNNYPLTWLRKNLFNNWYNSLLTVVCFIFLFWLVQGFAIWLITKAQWQVIQVNLHLFLVGRFPQSLYWRIWVVLGISTTLTAITASAFTKKAIFTNRNSLIAVVIMGISLFIFPIPLTSRLWLLLITGLIFAGLIIGQNFTKIITPWLSLIWLSSSFIIIWLIGGGLGLQPVSTNLWNGLLLTLLMAIISILLSFPIGVLLALGRTSNLPVVRWFSILYIEIVRGLPLIGILFLAQVMLPLFLPADLRLDRLLRGIVGLILFSAAYMAENVRGGLQAIPRGQIEAGKALGLNTPLLLILVILPQALRAVIPAIVGQFIGLFKDTSLLSLVGLVELTGMARSILAQPQFLGRYAEVYLFIGLIYWVFCYSMSLAAKNLEKQLTS from the coding sequence ATGAATAATTACCCCCTGACTTGGTTAAGAAAAAATCTCTTTAATAATTGGTACAATAGTTTACTAACTGTTGTTTGTTTTATCTTTCTATTTTGGTTAGTTCAAGGATTTGCAATTTGGTTAATTACTAAAGCACAATGGCAAGTAATCCAAGTTAATTTACACTTATTTTTAGTAGGAAGATTTCCCCAAAGTTTATATTGGCGGATTTGGGTTGTTTTGGGAATATCTACAACTTTAACTGCAATTACAGCGAGTGCATTTACCAAAAAAGCAATATTCACAAACCGCAATTCTTTGATTGCTGTTGTGATTATGGGGATTTCACTGTTTATTTTCCCCATACCATTAACAAGCCGTTTATGGTTATTATTAATTACAGGTTTAATATTTGCAGGTTTGATAATTGGTCAAAATTTTACTAAAATCATCACACCTTGGCTTTCTCTAATCTGGTTATCATCTTCTTTCATAATTATTTGGTTAATTGGTGGTGGTTTAGGATTACAACCTGTATCTACAAACTTATGGAATGGGTTATTACTTACCCTATTAATGGCAATAATTAGTATTTTACTTTCCTTTCCCATAGGAGTTTTACTCGCATTAGGAAGAACCAGCAATTTACCTGTAGTGCGGTGGTTTTCTATTCTTTATATTGAAATTGTTAGAGGATTACCCTTAATTGGGATTCTATTTTTAGCTCAAGTTATGTTACCCTTATTCTTACCAGCAGATTTACGTTTAGATCGTTTACTCAGAGGTATTGTGGGACTAATATTATTTAGTGCAGCATACATGGCTGAAAATGTGCGCGGAGGACTACAAGCAATTCCCAGAGGACAAATAGAAGCAGGAAAAGCACTAGGATTAAATACACCTTTATTACTCATATTAGTCATATTACCCCAAGCCTTACGCGCAGTTATTCCCGCAATTGTTGGTCAATTTATTGGCTTATTTAAAGATACTTCCCTTTTATCATTAGTGGGATTAGTAGAATTAACAGGAATGGCACGTTCTATCTTAGCACAACCGCAATTTTTAGGAAGATATGCAGAAGTATATTTATTTATCGGTTTGATTTATTGGGTATTTTGTTATTCAATGTCCTTAGCTGCTAAAAACTTAGAAAAACAATTAACATCGTAG
- the tadA gene encoding tRNA adenosine(34) deaminase TadA has translation MNHALELARVAGDAGEVPVGAVIVDTDNQLVAVGENRKERDQDPTAHAEIIAIRAASQILQSWRLHQCTLYVTLEPCPMCAGAIVHARLGKLIYGVDDTKTGAIRTVINIPDHPASNHRLKVLGGILESDCREQLQNWFATQRQQK, from the coding sequence ATGAATCACGCCCTGGAATTGGCACGGGTGGCGGGTGATGCTGGTGAAGTTCCTGTGGGGGCTGTGATTGTTGACACAGATAATCAATTGGTTGCTGTGGGTGAAAATCGCAAAGAGCGAGATCAAGATCCGACTGCACACGCAGAAATTATCGCGATTCGGGCTGCTAGTCAAATTTTACAAAGTTGGCGCTTGCATCAATGCACTTTATATGTCACTCTAGAACCCTGTCCGATGTGTGCCGGTGCGATAGTTCATGCCCGATTGGGAAAATTGATCTATGGCGTGGACGATACCAAAACTGGCGCAATTCGTACTGTTATTAACATCCCTGATCATCCAGCCTCTAATCACCGTCTGAAAGTGCTAGGAGGTATTCTAGAATCAGACTGTCGAGAACAATTACAAAATTGGTTTGCTACCCAACGTCAACAAAAATAA